A DNA window from Drosophila virilis strain 15010-1051.87 chromosome 4, Dvir_AGI_RSII-ME, whole genome shotgun sequence contains the following coding sequences:
- the Lsp1gamma gene encoding larval serum protein 1 gamma chain has protein sequence MKLTLVLLALVGCVAAFSVPTSTKVKIADQEFLQKQKFFFEIVYRVEDPLLFEEWIKLGQKLVVDKSLYTTFDFYMEKFWESYKLGALLPKGEFFGALVKTHHKQAWGLFNFFYYAKDWETFSQNVAWARIHVNEGMFIYALTLAVIHKPEFEGFILPQIYEIFPQYFFNSKFVYEAEKFDYDVFSKYIMYEKEYKDILYKDISEFSDNFYFYTKDWKTWQWWKMMGLGEHWHFEDKYFLRENIAQYNKEPKYADIIKDVQKFYMPVDYTRDIDFFNAESKLSYFTEDLGWNSYWYYLNLDYAFFLDGKQFGLDKDRRGEYWIYNVQQILARYYQERLANGFGEIPEFFWYKQIEYGYDPQLIYYNGVGYSYRKNYFEYQTYGKFDILYQIQNFFDRIYDVLDTGYFKTADGVVIDLHKPESIKFIGNYLQGNVDTYDKYFFNYWYVLSHMYFADVDYYDFEVFPNVFLNFETMLRDPFFYSFYKKFTDVFYKFKFFLGPYTKKDLYYEGITIKDVSVSKLTTYFDFVDFDVTNLLNDKMTFVDGKFVWDKTLLARQARLNHKPFNFEFTIDSAKEQKGVVRVFLGPKFDEFGRVIPLKYNGQNFVQIDSFVYPFVAGQNTIKRSSKEFTYTAEDRATYTELYKYVQLASEGKYKFPLDISEPHNAFPDRLVLPRGWEQGLPMQFYFFVSPYTEDYEQFSNFDYAYQAGVGSGTRFVDSKPFGYPFDRSVDEYSFFVPNGYFKDVKIYYVDTFAKYFEKKYENYGVFDYSVEY, from the exons ATGAAACTGACATTGGTCCTTCTAGCCCTGGTGGGCTGTGTGGCCGCATTCAGCGTGCCCACCTCGACAAAGGTGAAAATCGCCGATCAAGAATttttgcaaaagcaaaagttcttCTTCGAGATTGTCTACCGTGTGGAGGATCCACTACTGTTCGAGGAATGGATCAAGTTGGGACAAAAATTGGTCGTTGACAAGTCGCTATACACC ACTTTCGACTTCTATATGGAGAAATTCTGGGAGTCTTACAAGCTGGGCGCCTTGCTGCCAAAGGGTGAATTCTTCGGTGCTCTGGTGAAGACCCATCACAAGCAGGCCTGGGGTCTGTTCAACTTCTTCTACTACGCCAAGGACTGGGAAACCTTCTCCCAGAATGTCGCCTGGGCTCGCATCCATGTGAACGAGGGCATGTTTATCTATGCTTTGACCCTGGCTGTTATCCACAAGCCCGAGTTCGAAGGCTTCATACTGCCCCAGATCTATGAGATCTTCCCTCAGTACTTCTTCAACAGCAAATTCGTGTACGAGGCCGAAAAGTTCGACTATGATGTGTTCAGCAAGTATATCATGTACGAGAAGGAATACAAGGACATTCTGTACAAGGACATTAGCGAGTTCAGCGACAACTTCTACTTCTACACCAAGGACTGGAAGACCTGGCAGTGGTGGAAGATGATGGGTCTGGGCGAGCACTGGCACTTCGAGGACAAGTACTTCCTGCGTGAGAACATAGCACAGTATAACAAGGAACCCAAATACGCCGACATCATTAAGGATGTGCAAAAGTTCTATATGCCCGTTGATTATACCCGCGACATTGATTTCTTCAACGCTGAGAGCAAGCTGAGCTACTTCACCGAGGATTTGGGCTGGAACTCGTACTGGTACTACCTGAACTTGGACTATGCTTTCTTCCTGGATGGCAAGCAATTCGGCCTGGATAAGGACCGTCGCGGCGAATACTGGATCTACAATGTTCAACAGATCTTGGCTCGTTACTACCAGGAGCGTTTGGCCAACGGCTTCGGCGAAATTCCTGAATTCTTCTGGTACAAACAGATCGAATATGGCTACGATCCTCAGCTGATCTACTACAACGGTGTTGGCTACAGCTACCGCAAGAATTACTTCGAGTACCAGACCTACGGCAAATTCGACATTCTCTACCAGATCCAAAACTTCTTCGACCGCATCTACGATGTGCTGGACACCGGCTACTTCAAGACCGCCGATGGCGTTGTCATCGATCTCCACAAGCCCGAGTCTATCAAGTTCATTGGCAACTATCTGCAGGGTAATGTTGATACCTATGACAAGTACTTCTTCAACTACTGGTACGTGCTGTCGCATATGTACTTCGCCGATGTTGACTACTATGACTTCGAGGTGTTCCCCAATGTGTTCCTCAACTTCGAGACCATGCTGCGTGATCCCTTCTTCTACTCCTTCTACAAGAAGTTCACCGATGTATTCTACAAATTCAAGTTCTTCCTGGGACCCTACACAAAGAAGGATCTGTACTATGAGGGCATCACCATCAAGGATGTGAGCGTTAGCAAGCTGACCACCTACTTCGACTTTGTGGACTTCGATGTCACCAATCTGCTCAATGACAAGATGACCTTTGTCGATGGCAAGTTCGTCTGGGACAAGACTCTTTTGGCCCGTCAGGCCCGCCTCAACCACAAGCCTTTCAACTTCGAGTTCACGATCGATTCAGCCAAGGAGCAGAAGGGTGTTGTGCGCGTCTTCCTGGGACCGAAATTCGACGAGTTCGGTCGCGTTATCCCACTGAAGTACAACGGCCAGAACTTTGTTCAGATCGACAGCTTTGTCTATCCCTTCGTTGCCGGTCAGAACACCATCAAGCGCAGCTCCAAGGAGTTCACCTACACCGCTGAGGATCGCGCCACCTACACTGAACTCTACAAGTACGTCCAGCTGGCCAGCGAGggcaaatacaaattcccATTGGACATTAGTGAGCCGCACAACGCCTTCCCCGATCGTCTGGTGCTGCCACGTGGTTGGGAGCAGGGCTTGCCCATGCAATTCTACTTCTTTGTCTCGCCCTACACCGAGGATTACGAACAGTTCTCCAACTTCGACTACGCCTACCAGGCTGGCGTTGGCTCCGGCACCCGCTTTGTGGACAGCAAACCATTCGGCTATCCCTTCGATCGCTCTGTCGATGAGTACAGCTTCTTCGTGCCCAACGGTTACTTCAAGGACGTCAAGATCTACTACGTCGACACCTTTGCCAAGTACTTCGAGAAGAAGTATGAGAACTACGGCGTGTTCGACTACTCCGTGGAGTACTAG